TTATATATTTACGTTACTCTAGGCCCGGTatacccaggtggttaaggcactcgactcgtaaccggtgtattgcgggttcgaatcccaataacgccaaacatgctcacccttttagccgtagaaccattataatatgacggtcaaatctcactattcgttggtaaaagagtagcccaagagttggcggttggtagtgatgccttccctctagtgttacactgcgaaattacggacggcgagtgcagatagtcctcgtgtatctttgcgcgaaattcaaaaagaaacaaacaacagttgTATTATCTCAAAACTATAACCACGTGTGCACCGACACCATTTTTAAACCTCTTCTGTGCATATTCCCGAGTTATATTCATAATGTAATTAAAGTGCTTTAATATGAatgaattttaatgatattaCTATAACCAAGTACTTTATaacttaaagtttaatattatctaagtttaatttctttatttttaaaagaaatataaatatttgaaatcgCAATTTATACTGCAGGTTACAAGTCTAAACTTTACCAGCTATTATACATAATACTGTGAGTATAATATActgttcaaaaaaagaaacgcaaaaggcaaaatatgagacaaattgttaacaagtttattccgggtagttctgtatgacatgtgtgaaacttcgcacattcactgctaaacatccaaagtctgcaaaggcgaagttcacgctcactaggtgaagtttaacgtcactcaacgtcaataacgagtatttccccccgtgagcatcaataactgcttggcatctcatgcccatggaagcgatgagatgacgaatcacatcctgtggaatggctgtccacccagcctgcaaagctgctgcaagctgaggtagagtctgcggttgaggttgtcgccgtcgcagacgtcggtccaactcgtcccaaagatgttcgatggggtttaaatctggtgatctggaggccCAGGGAAGAACGCAGAGGTtctggtgtctcaagaagacagggGTGAGTCAGGCtatgtgaggacgggcgttgtcatgttgaaaaacgtcgttgacgttcaccatgatgggttgcacatggggcctaagaatctcgtcgacggttgcgtacggtctgatcggaaatcctacgcagccctggtatggttgaggcaatagacgttgcagtggtggtcctattccgaaggtgacgtaaccggatgttgcgattttgtgcgggcgtggtcacacgaggtctgccagatcgttgacggtcacgagttgatccatgttgttgctgacgattccatagccttgtgatggtgcttgggtggacattcacagctctggcaacatctgatcgagattcgcctgcttccaaacgaccaatggcgttgttgcgttgtacttcagtcagtcttggcgtaactgtattgcgtgtcggtggcttcaCACTGAGCTAtaaaaccgagaacccgtcacttttataggggtTTTGCACATGTTACACTTGCataacatgcagatctctcaaacaaatttattggacacgcatgcgttttggcgaaaatccgatgttttcctccgttttcaaagtgcacaacttttattgacattttggtctaacaatcagtgccttaacacgtgtaacatcacatacttgtAACatagcttgtaacgttattacatatatttctctttaaaataacaaaaatatcccttttgcgtttcttgttttgaagagtatttAAAGACTGCCAGCATACAGGTATGCTGCATTAAATTAAAGCGGCATCTGGTTTTCATTAGCATCTGGAAATTTTCCAAGAATTTCTCGATGAAAGTTTACATTCTGATATTTCTAATCTGAATATGCAAAAACATCCTAATGCGTGTTCTCAAATGGTTTTGAACGAACTACGCATGCTTATTTTAGCCCTAAGTACGTTAAGAAAACCCACAGTGATAGTATTTAATCTAATgttctcttttatttatttatttttcttcacgaGATTACACGTGGAATGCGTATGTGTgaaatacttttcaaataaacGAAACCAAAAATGAAGTCGACGCCAGTCGTCACGTGATGACAACGACATTGTATCACCGTTTAACAAGcgtattgtattaaaatatttagcttTCTATGAAACAGATAAGGTGACTCTGAATAGAAAAGCTACTACGCAATTCCGACTTCTCAGACAGACACTTTCCTAACAATATGGGACTTGTAGTGTTTGATGAAGACATTTGCAAGAAACGTTCCGGACAGACAAAAGCAagcgtattatttatatttcttttttcccAAAACAAACACGGGAAACTCTAACCCGGACAACTTTAGGCCCGTAAGTTTATTCAGTTCTATTGGGAAATTAATGGAACGAATTTGTTCCAGAAGATTATCCCTATTCTGTTAAAATAGTGATTTAATCCCCGACATACGGAACTCTTCATGAAAAGGACGACAGACTGTTTACATTTTTGAGTtccgagggctatctacactagccgtctctaatttagtagtgtaagactagaaggaaggcagctagtcatcgtcgccaacccttgagctactcttttaccaacgaatagttggattgaccgtcacattataacgctactatcgctgacagggcgagcatgtttggtgcgaggggattcgaacccacggccctcagaatatgagtcgagtgccctaaccagaaaaaaactcaaacaaacaaataaataaacaagtaaatcgATCTAAGAgctttctttcttatttcagaaAACTTGTTTGAAATGAACACACTGAAAAATACTGTCCAAATGGTTGTGCAGACAGTCAGACGGGCCAAGGGAACTTCCCTGTTTGAGGATGTTCCTAGCGCCCCCTCCCAGGTTACAGTGTTTCACCTTGCAGATGTTTCTCAGCACTGTTCATTGAATGACTGCTGGTTAATTATCTGTGATAAGGTCTATGACGTAACTGACTTTATGAGGCAGGTAAGGAAATAAATTCCCACTGTTTAATCTGTGCATTTTAGTGTTCACTCTTTTAATATATAACGCTAGAGAATCAATTGTTATGTTACTACatgagttttactttattaatattatttgttttgtataaataaatattgcatcTGCTTTTTATTATTGTGGTGCCACAATTTAGGTTTACTTTTGAGAACTATCTTTGTATAAATGCCTTTCGTGCATGTTCTAAACAGGCTTTACACTTTATTTTACTAGAATACTTCATATTTTTCCCCGTAGCACCCTGGTGGAGAAGAGATAATTTTAGAATATGCAGGTCGAGACGCAACCGTGGCATTTATCGGGACAGGGCACAGTTTGGACACTGTCCAAGAGATGGAAAAATATTGTATTGGTTTGCTAATCGAGGTAATACCAAATTCTCAGTTTTGTCTCAAACTTTTGTAATTCTGCTACATGACAAACTTAACGTTTTAAGTACTTCAGGGTAAAGTCCGAAGTTTTGTGATAAAATTACCTTTTATGATTTTCAGCAAAGTGAAAGATATGATTATTATTCTAAGAGAAACTGAAATGGGaagattaatattgttacaattatGGACAACAGATGGCAGGTCATGTGcacatatttattttctgataattttaatGAACTCTTTcacataaatgttttgttttatcagatATAGAACGCACGTTATCCTGCAAGGAAAATGAGTTTTAACGTTTTGAACGATAAAGTTTCTATTTTATGACATGAAAAAGTTGtatcacttttttaaaaaatacaaactaagCATTGTATTGAGTGCTGTGTGTGTTGAAAACGCTCCactttaataaaatctaaaattacGTCCTGTCctgttttcttatgttttagttaatattaaaatgtatatgcACATAGCTAATATATAGCTCGCTTATGCTACTGTTTCTCTATTTCtatttgttctgttttatttagCTTTGGAATGTGTCATTTCTATGCAAGAATATGTTTTAAGCTGTGACataagagttttttgtttgtttcaaataataacaatacGTGTAACGTTTTGTTTTTCAGCATGAAAGGCTAAACTTATACTACGTATAAACTCCCCTTCAAACCAAGAGTGTTACGTCCTAGCTATTTTATGCTGTCATCTGTTGACAAGAAAGGAAGACGACGTGACAACAAACTGATCGAACAGTGCTAATTTTATTATGAGATTAATCATCTCGATTGGTACCATGTTCATTAGAACTTGTTCATTCTGTCATTGTCAATACAAATTATGTATTGTTTCATCGTATATcccattgtaaaaaaaaaatacatttttgtttgtaatcaCCTATGACATTCAAAAGCATATAGCAAACACAATCGTTCTTACCATAcgtcagtttttactaatgataGTATTAAGTACCTTTCCTTTATGTTAAGCCTAACATCAGTTCACGTGATCGGCTGGTCAACTAGAGATATTATTTTGGTTACATTTTAGATACTTCCCTGTTAGTACAGTCAACAGATTTGCAACGGAGtgtgattcccctcggtgagctcaacagttagcccaatgtggttttgcaataagaaaaacaaaacaatcatactCTTTAGACGGTCATAAAGGACAGCCCTTCCATGTGGTAAGACATTTAGTTTTCATATTacgtaaatgtttataaaataaaaacgtagCATATACAAGTAATTTTTGTTATCTATATTCAAGAACGGCTTAATAAAAGTGGTAGAACCTTAACTCATTGCAAGCTGTCGTCCCGTGAAATTTTATCAGATAAAGATTAaagactatttgtttgtttatggttaaccataaagctacataatgggctgtttgTGATGTACTCAACAAGGATATCGAAATacgattttagcgttataagtctgaaTAAATGTTACGAAATCTAAAGTAATATAACCAACGTCTACACCCCACataattgttttctgttttctaTATGAACTTTGTTGGTTTTGGTGGGGGGTTTTTTTCGCAACTGAGAGAAATTGAGACCACACTCCCCCTATTGTTTTTCATTGAAACAGGAACGAGTagaaacacaaattaaatatGGAGGGCCAACTTTTTCTAAGATACGTAgtgtttaatttcacttttttaatattacattttacatgtttacaattttgtacataagttgcatcttttttttttagattacaTACTTACACAAGTTAAAATTTGATATTGACTTATTTCTATAAATCACATCCTAATACGGTTGGCTCTTTTATAAATCTAAATTGTATgtctattacttttatttttaaaatttaagaattcAACACTCGAAGCTCCAATGTATCCACTGATtcttgaactaatagaccagtaGAAGGCAGCAACCACCATCAACATTAAGGCTACCCTAACCAAATTATGAGATTTAAcggtcacttttataacgcaatCATGATCCCAGAGGGCGATTTTGCTGAAACGAGACTTTCATTAGAGCCCTCATACTTAACTTGCttatcccagtcgcaccaaaacaagctcgccctttcagtcgtgggggctttataatgtgacgttcattcccaatattcgttagtaaaagagtagcccaagagttggcggttggtgacgatgactagctgtcttctctctactcttacactgcaaaattagggacggctagcagatagccctcgtgtacctttcgtgaaattaaaggaaaaactaacaaaaaacttTATCTATTGCTCGCTACCCAAAAGGTTATACCTGGCCTAGTTTTCCATATGTCATTAATACTATCACCACAAATTATTTCATCAGACTCTACAACCCTCTAGTGTAGTTTGATGTGTTCATATCACTCTGTTCTTATTGGATAGGTGGTAGTGATCAGTGTATTTTACAATTCGCTTATTATTATGTAGTAACTTCTGCCAGAAGAATTAGTAAATCTCTATAATAATAGTTAAAGACATTAACACTGGCACtagaaatttgattatttttgtgaagaGTTGAAATAAAAGGATATCGAGGATAGAAGAAATTGAAGCCAAAGTTATGGAAGATTTGGCAAAAACAAACTCGTTCAGTAACCCTACTTggagtaattcgtgatgacgagaaacctgcttgaggtaaaatgtatctcaagatggctggcaTACCAGTCGTCTCGTGATACAGTTCTACTTGGTCTTTTCACATGAAATGATAGATTCGTTGGCAAATGCCGAATTCAAAGATGTCATGGCCAATACTCATTTGAAAATTAGGCTAATGGAACGTAAAAGTATATCTGGAAAAGAAACTCTCCAGTTAGTAATGGAACTAGAATTCATTAATGTCCTAGACAAACTGCTAAAGATAGGATATAACAGTTACGGAAACGTTAGACGAATTAATATTGAAACACCAACTATCCCTAAAGTCAGAAAAACGTGTAgcagttataataaaaaaaaataaaaaaccctAAACTCGAGAGCTTTTCCAGAAAAACTAAACCAAAAGAAGTGACAAGAATAGTAACAGTTACATAGAAACAATAGACATAACGGAACGTGCAAATTAAGATTTCAAAATGTGCTCGTGGAGCTATTGGCCATAATGCACATAGCAGTAGGCACGGCCAGGTAGTAAAGGTACTCTACTCCTAACCttagagtcgcgagttcgaatcccagtgacactaaacatgctcgcccttccagtagtgggggggggcgttataacgttacagtcaatcccactattcgttggtaaaagagtagcccgagagttgacggtaggtggtgatgactagctgccttcccgcagatagtcttcgtatagctttgcgtaaaattcaaaacaaatgaaacgaACTTGGTaagggttcagtttagagagagtgAAGTCTGATGAATTATCTCTTCaacaggggtgttcaggaacgttgcaGTTTGTCTTCGTCCCTCACCCCCGTGTAAGATTATTTATCTGTACGTGGGGGTTTTCCTGTAATTTGATTTGACTTGGTTAAGATGATGAAGTGACGTAGAGCATTATGTCTGGTGAGAACGCTGAGCGAGACAAAGGCGACATAAAGGAAGTAGGGCAGGCCCTTTGCTAAAAAAAAAGCTGAACGGTAGACGAGACAAACATTAACTCAAACAGCACGATTCAGAGCCTCGGccgggatctaaagatccaatgcgtGAGATTTGGTTGGGAGGGTGCGGAAGTACCCCGAGAAAAACCACTTTCTCGGCCGAATAATCCACCCAgacgtgcccggaagtagctggaaAGAAAATCAAGGTTATTAATACAAACTGGAATAGAACACATGTGGATTAAGGCAATAATTTGGAAGTAGGTGATTAGATGGTGTCTTGGAGAACTACTTGCTGTGGTCTCTCGTAAAGTAGGGAGGAACTTCAGGTTGAACTTTTGATACCCAGAAGTGATGGGGGTTAAAAACTCGAGAGAGGTGGTGAGTTGACTGGCTGTTCTTCTTTGGCGAATTGTTCTTCATCGGTCTGGGATGATTTGTTTCTTCTTGAAATTTTAGTTTGTGTCTTCTGAGTGCTTGTGGACTGGTTTTTTTGTTTGAACTGACGCGTCAATCGTTGTAATATGAATGGTCTGTGTCTGGCTGGTGGTTGTATTCCGTGAAGTTAGGACTGAGGTATGGCAGGAGTTATCGCTTGTCTTCTTTAAACTGTTGAGTCTTAAGATGTTGCTAGCAGTGGAAGTTGTTGGAGTTGAGCTGCATGAATCTGCTTTCGTGTTTTTCCTGGCTGGTTCTAGACTTAGCGGTATTTCGGTGGTTGACCGTTGGAAGTTGTCCGTTGATTGTCTATGTTGTCTGGAAGGTTTGTAAGACCACGAGTTGAAGGAACAGCGATGCGGGTGTTCGGTACTGAAGTAAAATATGTGATAGTAACTCCAGTTACGTAAAATACAGTACCtcgatggtacagcggtaagcctacaaatttacaacgctaaaactacaagttcgattctcctcggttaatttcaaaacaaaccaaagttccTTATAAACCCATAAGCAGAATAATGAGTGGTATTGATGCATTAGTCAGAAAAGCTCACACGTAATTGAACTAAAGATGtaaacttctattttattttacacatgcaTACAAACTATTTAtacgtaaatattttacaactgttaatagttttatattatttatctccACTTCAAACATGTTGAAGCTATCTTCCAAACATTGATATCTTCACAGAAAACTAGAAAGtggtttaataaaataagtaatgaaGTCTTTATGAATGAATATTCCTGCTTTTGCACGTCATAGTTGCAAATAAGTCTAGACATTTTCACCATGTTTTATGTAGctgtaattatttgttatttgcgAAGTTTTATTAGTTATCAGGAAAAGCAGTTTTATATCTTAGAAATTAATCGTTTATGTAAACTTCTCAAAAacattaaaggaacaagtacatttttcagtttatttttgtcataactaaatttatgtatgaaaatcaTATCCATTCGTCTACAAGTGTAATTTTTTAAgtttgcgagtgaagtttgaaacAGCTCAAACGAAACTCCCCTCACTCAAGgggaatacaactcaaggtaccctatataaggttgttacgtgaaaCTATGTATTCTTCAttaattctcaaaacaaacaccaacatggatctgTTGCGGCTCGTTTTGTCAatgtgtaccttcatcttgtgtacccaagcagtcaggcgccatctgacagagaacgaggtggTCAGAGTAGTCCGAACGTTAGCTCGGACAGGTTAGCTACGGCTCGGTCACTGCAAAAcgaccttcagcattccactgaAACTCGTGTGTCGACTGAAACAGTTAGTAATCGTCTGCACGAAGGACGTCTTAGGGCGAGACGGCCTGCAAGAGGCATTATTCTGACAGCGCGACACcgtgcagccaggttggagtttgctcgtcagcacctggactgggaacttcgtcaatgggccacCGTACTGTGAACAGATTCACTGTGTCTCGTGAGGATGGACGTGCGAGAGTGTGTAGACGCCGAGGAGAGCGCTTTCTCGCCTGTAACATTGGCCACTCAAAAATATGTATTCCAtcctcgtcaaggaagtccatGCACAGTCTGGCGACGTGGGCTCGCGCGTTAACCTGCATGAAAATGAACCCATCGCCAACAGCCTGAGCatggacttccttgacgaggaaggaataCATATTTTTGAGTGGCCCGCCAGATTTCCAGATTTAAATCcaattgaacattgttgggatatgttgtcgaggCGTGTTAGTGAACTCCAtcaccctcctcagaatgtacaggaactccgacaagccctggtagaTGAGTGGACTGCCATACCCCcagataacatcgatagactgattcgaagtgtgccaagTCGGTatcaggagtgtgtcacagccTGTGGAGGTCACACTAGATGTTGAATGTTTCAAACGTTTCTTcaataaacgcatgtaaactgtttaaaatattgtttcatatgtGATATCAgtttggtgatattggtcatttgtaaaatttttatttctccaagttttaccgttcatcacacattGAAAAATGTGGGACTGAAATGAGACAAAttacctaaaaatataaaaatattatcacacttggaacactgagataaattatataataaaacctaCTTGTTCCTTTAAGTTTTTTGAGCAGGTAATATGAGTGCTGGTTTCCATCGGTTCACTACTAACCAGGTAGATAACATAACCTTAACTTGTCTCAGGCAGTTTAACTGACCTGATTCTGTGAAGAATTAGATATTTTCAGTTAGATCTCAGTCGTAGGAGTTACCAGTTTTctgtaatatgtaaaataaaacctaTATCTTAAATATCGGTGATCTCGCTGTGTAgacaaaattgaaatttttacACACGCAATGGTACTTACGTATTATCGGGGGGGGGGGAAGGGGGGGTTATTACACATCACTTGAATatatgagaaattcaaaacattaatacaatattaaatgtatacggtttatttagattaatttatgtttttgttctttttccacaacaacaaaaacaataaaaataaaaaacataaagcaTTAGACTCGTACACACTACACAGAAGCAACAATTGTTTCTGGAGGCCAAAAGTACTTAATAATAGAATTGACTGTAGTGACTGTATCCACATAAGTTAATCtaaataaactgtatacatttaatataatcaTACGTTCAAGAGACATTCATGGCCGCCCGATAATACGTAAGTACCCAagtaattatatacaatatataagaaaaatgtaattttatagcaCCAGAACtagtgttttgtaaatgtttgtttttgaatttcgcacaaagctacacaagggctatctgcgctggccctccctaatttagcagtgtaaggctagaaagaaggcagctagtcatcaccacccaccgccaactcttgggctactcttttaccaacgaatagtgggattgatcgttacattaaaacgttcccacggctgaaagggcgagcatgtttggtgggacggagattcgaacccgcgaccttggattacgagtcaagtgccttaattaCTAGCTATGCCCGTCCGTTTTTAAATCACATCTATGAACACGGCTAAAAAGGAACAGTAACTTGGTAACACACTATTTCATAATGATTTACCACTCGATACCCTTCATAACGCTGTGTATTTTATGTTTCCTTCACTTAAAGCGTTTTGAATATATACTATAAAATCCATCCTGAAATAGAGGGTTGTTTTTaacattcacaataaatatttaatagtaaatcCCTTAcgttacataatatttaatttgcatgtgaagtatatatatatatatatacacacgtatgTGAAAAAGTACAATACAAAGAAAAATCTATAAGCCAACCTATACTTGTatatgagggctgttcaaaaaatacgcggactgacgtcataaaacaaaatgtactttatttagaagttacaggtctgggaccccttcaaagtactctcctccccaacgcacacacttatcccaacggtgtttccacttgttgaaacagtcctggtaaacttcttttgtaatgtcctccagctccttcttcgcatttgccttaatctcgggaatcgtctcaaagcttcttcctttcaagggtcttttgagtttggggaacaagaaaacattgcaacgagcaaggtcaggtgagtagggggggtgggaaagaacagtgatcgagtgtttggccaaaaacgcagaaattctgaggcacaaatttcgcagcaacgcggtgcatcttcaatttttcggtcaaaatctcgtaacaagatccaactgatatcccaaactcttcagcaaactccctgacagtcagacgtcgatttgcccgcaccagggtgttgattttgtcgacgtgtgggtcgtcagttgacgtggaaggacgtccaggacgctcatcatcttcaatggattgtcgaccatccttaaaacgttcatgccacttgaaacatgccgtacgcttcatagcaacatcaccgtaagccgtgttaagcatagcaatagtttcagtcgcagattttccaagtttaacacaaaatttcatagcaagtcgttgctccttcaggtcattcattctgaaatccgccaaacgaaaaaatcgcacttcacttaaaaccgcgtagctaataccaaataaatatatctgcaatcgggaaatggcgtcgtaatcagctgatctgtacgAACCTAGccaccaagcggattccactggaaccaactggagccgcgcaattcaaacagtccgcgtattttttgaacagctctcGTACGTTCAAACAATCTATATAGTTGTATAAAGTCAAGAACACTAAATACTACCAAATCTGAAACTCACCAATAAATTTCAGGATTAGCAAACTGTCTGTTTCTTTGTTAGCAGCAATAACTTCTTATTGTTTCTAGTCTTACCTTAACATGGTTGCTACGATTGGCTTGTATGTATTCCAAATATTGGCTTGACCCATGGATATTACGATTGGCTTGTATGCATCTTAAATATCAGTTTGACAAATTGCTGAGAAATACTCATAACAACATAAGAATTTTAATAGGAATAATTAGTTACGTTTTAAGTGATACCTTATCAGTGCAATAAGGTTGTTATCGTGCATGGCTCCGTCTTAACAGCGGTTCGTCGACTGATTGTAATATAAGACATTCATACGGTAGTGCCATCTATTCGTGTAAATTAGTAATAGTTGGTTCCGAAGGGAAATTTTAAATCTCGCGAGCACTGTGACTCGTAAAAGTGGAGAAACTGAATAACCTTTTCCGATAATTATTGAAGAAAACActtgtatctttgttttatatttggatGTTTTATATCCCAAAACTGAAGTCATATTCATAAGTCATAAAGCCTGTTGTGGAGCCACCGAGAAATATTTGGTGTTTTGTGTTTCAAGACTGAGAGAGAGAACATGATTTTTAATACGGCTGaatatattatgtttcttttatttgtaaaacttcGGTAAAATTCTACAAAAGTTTCAATATCTTTCTAAAGAGAATAATTGGAGTATTATATGATCTGACCTTTTCTTGTACTAAAGCGATTTAAAAACTGCTATAGACTCGCAATCTATGGGTCCTAGGTTTGAATCCCAGTTCCATTAAACAACTTCGACCTTTCAACCACAGGGTATTATATGTGGACGGACAATCACAcgattcgttgataaaatagtagcccgagacttaacggtgagtggtgataTCTAGCAACCTTCCctcttctagtctttcattgctaaattaagggcaTCTAGCTCATAACCCTCATGTAGTCTTGCgcataattccaaacaaatcaaatctcatctatagaaaatgaaaaaaatgtttttatgtattttccatACTGCTTAAACAGtctttagttatttttgtaaGTAAAAAGATGGAGAACCtcttgtttaataaattttgtttgtttcaaatatctaCGCAAATTTACAAAGAGTTATTTGTGCTAACTGTTGCTAATTTCCAGCTGAGAAACTAGAAAAAATATAACAAGCGAacagttcgtttgttttgaatttcgtgcaaagctacacgagggttttccgcgctagccgtccctaatttaccactgtaagattagagggaaggcagctagtcattatcacccgccgccaactcttgggctatccttttatcaacgaaaagtgggattgaacgaTATATAAtaacacctccacgactgaaaggacaagcatgtttggtgtgacggagattcaaacctgtgaccctcagattacaagtcgagtgccctaaccacttgaccatgccgggcctactagtAAACACCATCCAGCAGTAGCTCTTGGACTACCGTAATAGATTAATGGGTTTAACTTTAACTCTTTTAACGCATCCGCAGTCTCATACTGCGTAACAGGAATTTCGTTACCAAGACGTGGAGAATAAGTGCTTGTATCTTTCAGCCACACACATTCTTTAC
Above is a genomic segment from Tachypleus tridentatus isolate NWPU-2018 chromosome 11, ASM421037v1, whole genome shotgun sequence containing:
- the LOC143231730 gene encoding cytochrome b5-like, with the protein product MNTLKNTVQMVVQTVRRAKGTSLFEDVPSAPSQVTVFHLADVSQHCSLNDCWLIICDKVYDVTDFMRQHPGGEEIILEYAGRDATVAFIGTGHSLDTVQEMEKYCIGLLIEHERLNLYYV